The Halogeometricum borinquense DSM 11551 region TATGAAGATCAAAGTAGCGTCCGACTTGAAACCCTTCGTCTGAGGGCGCAGTCGTTTCGTCGAACAGAATCACCATTCGGTTGTTCTCCTCGATAGCAAAACTGACTTCTTCGCCCACGCGGTTCGCCAGATCCCACGCCTTTTCCTTTACCAACTGGTATCGAGTATCTCGCCATCGAGCCTGTTCACCGAGGTGGAATAGCTTCATTCCGAGTTTGTACTCTCGGTCTTCCCGGATCACGTACTCCATCTCCTGTAAGGTCTGTAGATGGGTATGTAACGTGCTGATGGGAATATCCGTATACTCAGCTATCTCCGTCAGTGATGCCCCTTCGAGGTCTCGTATTGCCTCAATCGTGAGCAGCGACGTTTTGGACGTCTTTCGAGATTCTTTCCCCATACTGGAAAATGAGAACGATGCACAATAAATCCCTCCCTTTGACAGTGGGTGTCTCACTACTCGCAGTCGTTGAGTTGTTCCCACAGAAAGGTATTTATAATCTCAGGAGACTCATTGGCTTGTGACCCTGCGCAAGCCACCACTCTATCAGGCACACCTCGATGCCGGAGCCGAATTCACCGACTTCGGCGGTTGGGAGATGCCTGTCAAATACGACACAATCAGTACAGAACACGCCGCTGTTCGTGATTCCGCTGGCATTTTTGACGTCAGCCATATGAGCGAGGTCAAAGTCAGTGGGCCCGATGCCACGGAACTGATGAACCGTCTCACGAGCAATGACGTCAGAGAACTTGACCAAGGGGATGCTCAGTACTCGTGCATTCTCGACCAAGAGGGGATCATCATCGACGATACCGTCGTGTACAAATACCCCGACGAGAATGCATATCTGTTCGTCCCGAACGCCGGCCACGGCGAGCAAATGGTCGAGCGGTGGTCAGAGCACGCACACCGACTCGGGCTTCGGGTCAGCGTCGAAAACAAGACCGAAGAACTAGGCCTTGTTGCAGTCCAAGGTCCGGATGCCATCGAAATCGTCGAAGGCCTGTCGCAGGACCCTCTCACGAGTTTAGCGCGGTTCTCGATGATGCGTACGTCCATTGCGGGTGTCGATTGTCTGGTTGCGAGGACGGGCTATACCGGTGAGGACGGCGTTGAGATATTCTTTGCCGTGGGCGACTCACACGAGATGTGGGATGCTTTTAGCGACGTTCCACCCTGTGGATTGGGGTCCCGTGACACACTTCGGCTCGAAGCTGGTCTCCTGCTTTCTGGGCAGGATTTCGATCCGGAAGCCGAGCCGAGAACACCGCTTGAGGCAAAGCTTAGTTTCGTGGTTGATCTCTCGAAACCGTCCTTTATCGGACAGGATGCCTTAGAAACCCTTGCGGAGACCGGTGTCGATCACGAACTCGTCGGTCTCCAACTGAACGAACGCGGTATCCCGCGGCACGGATACGACGTACTCCGTGATGGAGAACACATTGGTCACGTCACGAGTGGAACGATGAGTCCGACGTTGAATCAACCAATCGCACTAGCGTACGTGAATTCGGACGAAGCAGAGGAGAATAACACTGTTGCGGTCAAAATACGGGACCGCAACGTTCCAGCAACAATTGTGAATCACCGCTTCCTGAGTTCGCTTGCAGACGACAACGAGTAACTTACCATGTCATTCGAAATTCCAGACGACCGCCGATACGCAGAATCGCACGAGTGGGCAAAAGAACTCGACGACGATATCGTCAGAATCGGAATCACCGACTTCGCTCAGGACGAACTCGGGGACATCATCTTCGCGGAACTCCCGGACGAGGGTGCAGAACTTGATGAGGGCGAACAGTTTGGTGTCGTCGAGAGTATCAAGGCAGTGTCGGACATCTATTCGCCCGTCTCGGGCACTGTTGTGGGCGTCAATCGAGAAATAGTCGATCAACCTGAACTGATCAATGACGACCCCCACGAATCTGGATGGCTGCTAGAAGTCAACACTGAGACCGGTATCGACCACTTGCTACCAGCAAGCGAATACGAAACCCAAATCTAAGACGATGCAAGAACGTTCCAGATCTCGTACTGATCAGAGCTTCCCCCGTAGTCCGGACAGTCGGGGAAGTCCCTTTACACCCCACGATCAGGACGATGTTGACCTCATGCTCGATGCGATTGGGGCGGATGACATCGAGGATCTCTTTGATATTCCCGACGCTGTTCGATTTGACGGAGCGTTTGGGATCGAGGGGGCCTCCGAACAGGCCGTAACACAGCGCCTACAGCGCACACTTGGCAGGAACTCTGATAGTACTGAGTTTCTCGGACGGGGTCACTACTCACACTACATTCCCTCTGTGGTTGATCATCTCTCGCTTCGCTCTGAGTTTATTACATCGTATACGCAATATCAGCCGGAGGTTTCACAGGGATTTCTGCAGGTCTTATTCGAGTTCCAGTCGCTGGTCACAGAACTGACTGGGATGGACGTCGCCAACTGTTCGATGTACGATGCCGCGACGGCACTCGGTGAGGCGGCTACCCTCGCAGATCGTGTCCGAGAGGCAAGCGGGTCGGTAATCCTGGTTCCGGACTATCTCCGTGCTGAACGTCGTGCCGTCCTCGACAACTACACTGATGGGTCGGACCTGTCGGTTCGAGAGTTCCCGACCGAGGATGGAATGGTACACCCGGAGACACTCCGGCAATCTCTCGATGAGGATGTACTCCTCGTCTATCTCGAAAACCCCACTCCCGAAGGGATAATCGAAGAACACCTGATCGAAGTGGGATCGATTGTGGACGAGGTAGAGTCACTGCTCTGTATCGGGTCTGATTTGGTTGCGCTGTCGCTGCTCCAGAACCCCGGCACTGTTGGTGCCGATATCGTCGTCGGTAACGCCGGCATCCTCGGACTTCCTGCTGCCTACGGAATGGGCATCGGTATCTTTGCGTGCCGCGACGACTTCCTTCGACAGATCCCCGGCCGGTTGGTCGGCGCTTCGAGAGACAGCGCGGGCGATCGGACGTACACCTTGACGCTTCAGACACGCGAACAGCACATTCGACGGGAGCGGGCGACGAGTAATATCTGTAGCAACCAAGCCTGGGTCGCGCTTCGAACGGCGATTCACGCTATGTACTTGGGACCGGACGGTCTCACTGCATTGGCGGACCGGTGTACGCGGTTACCGGCGCAGGTCGCTTCCGAACTAGACCAGATCGAAGGGGTATCTGCGCCCGCTACACAGGCGTATCACTTCAGGGAGTTCAAAGCGGAAGTCGAAAAAGACGCCAGCGAAGTGGTGTCAGAACTGGCGAGCGAAGGGTTTGTCGTTCACGAACTGAACGAGCAGACCATCCAAATCTGTGTGACCGAGACGAACGAGCATCGGATAGATGACTTCGTTGAGGCCGTGAGAGAGGTGATGGAATAATGCAACAACATAGACAGGCGAAATGGAACGATACGGAATCCGACGGCCACGAACCACTGTTGTCGGAGAAAGATCTGACCCGTAGTGAGTTGGAGGATACATTCCTCCCTGACGAACTCACTCGTGAGAGCGTCGAGTTGCCGTCCGTCTCGGAGCCAGAGCTCGTCCGCCACTACACTCGGCTCTCACAGATGAACTACGGAATCGATAGTGGGCCGTACCCGCTCGGTTCCTGTACGATGAAGTACAACCCCAAGTTCACCGAGGATCTCGCTGCGCTTCCCTCGGCGGCAATTCACCCGGACCGGCCGTCTGAGCTAGCACAAGGAACACTACAGGTCTACTACGAGCTACAAGAGTATCTCGGAAAAATCGGCGGAATGAGTGCAGTAACACTCCAACCGCCCGCAGGAGCGGCTGGCGAACTCACCGGGATCTTGGTCGCTAAAGCGTACCACGAATACAACGGTGAGGCAGAACAACGAGACGAGATTATCGTCCCGGCCAGTGCCCATGGGACGAACTTTGCCAGTGCGGCGATGGCGGGGTATGATCTCGTCGAACTTCCCGCAGACGAAGATGGACGCGTTGACCTCGATGTTCTGTCTGCGGCGGTTGGTGAGTCAACTGCGGCACTCATGTTGACTAATCCAAACACGCTCGGATTGTTTGAGCGAAATATCGAGGAAATCGCGGACATGGTACACGAAGCCGGTGGACTGCTGTACTATGATGGCGCGAATCTGAACGCGCTCCTCGGACGCGCTCGACCGGGCGATATGGGGTTCGATATCATGCACTACAACGTCCACAAGACGTTTGCGACCCCACATGGTGGTGGCGGTCCCGGTGCTGGACCAATTGGTGTTCGTGAGGGGCTTGCGAAGTTCCTTCCAAGCCCACACGTCGGAAAGAACGGAGACCAGTATACGCTTTATGACCCCGAGGAATCCATCGGGAAAGTCCACGGTGCGATGGGTAACTGGCTCGTTCTCCTCAAGACACACGCCTACATCTCTCGGCTTGGCGATGCCGGATTGGAAGACACGAGTGCGAAAGCGGTCCTCAACGCGAACTATCTCGCATCCCAGATTGATTTGGACATCCCGTTCGAGCCGTTCCACCACGAGTTCGTTGCGAGTGCCGGAGACAACGACGCCGCGGATTTCGCCAAGAAGATGCTAGACTACGGGATGCATCCCCCGACCACGAAGTGGCCCGAAATCGTCGATGAAGCGCTGATGACTGAACCGACGGAAGCTGAAAGTAAAACGACGCTAGACCAGTTGGCGGATGCCTTCAACTCGGTGACCGAACAGAGTGGCGATGCACTTAGTGAGGCTCCAAACGCCACCGCCGCAAAGCGAATCGATCAAACGAAGGCCGCGAGAGATCCGGTGTTGTCCTGGCAGCAGATTTCGGACTGAATCACCACTCTGCCTCCGCTATTTGGCCATCAGCTCTCGAAGCTGATCTCGCCTATTCAGAATGATTTTTATATCATTGATTAAAAGGAAGTTCTATGGTTGGTAGTAACCACCTTGAGCAGACTGACCCAGCGGTCTATTCTGCTATCCAAAACGAGCGACAACGGCAAGAAGACAGTCTGGGATTGATCGCGTCCGAGAACCACGTCTCGGAGGCTGTGCTTGAAGCACAAGGATCTGTCCTCACAAACAAATACGCGGAGGGCTACCCCGACGCCCGTTACTACGGTGGCTGTGAACACGTCGATACCGTCGAACAGTTGGCGATTGACCGTGCGAAAGAACTCTTTGGTGCCGACTACGCTAACGTTCAGCCGCACAGTGGCACCCAGGCGAATATGGGTGTGTACTTTGCGATGCTCGATCCCGGTGACCGAATCCTTTCGTTGGATCTCACTCATGGTGGGCATCTCTCTCACGGACATCACGTCAATTTCTCAGGCCAACTCTACGAGGTCGAACAGTACGGTGTTGATCCCGACAGTGGCTATATCGACTACGACACGCTTGCCGACCACGCGACCGAATTCGATCCGGATCTGATCGTCAGCGGATCATCGGCGTATCCACGGGAGTTTGCGTACGAACGAATCGACGAGATTGCGGCAGCAGTCGGGGCCTATCATCTCGCGGATATTGCTCACGTCACGGGCCTCATCGCGGCCGGTCTGCATACGAACCCCGTTGGAAACGCTGATTTCGTCACGGCAAGTACCCATAAGACGATCCGAGCAGGTCGAGGAGGATTGATTCTCACGACGGACGAGTACGCAGAGCAGATTGACAAAGCGATTTTCCCCGGTAGCCAGGGAGGGCCGCTTATGCACAATGTCGCCGGGAAAGCCGTCGGCTTCAAGGAGGCGTTGACGGACGAATTCGAAGAATACGCACAACAGGTCGTTACGAACGCCAAGACGTTAGCTGACACGTTTTCCGAGAGAGGGCTATCACTCGTTAGCGGTGGGACAGACAAACACTACGTCCTCGTTGATTTGCGGGACTCACATCCGGATGTTACGGGGAGTGACGCCGAAGAGGCACTCCAATCGGTAGGGATCACCGTGAACAAAAATACTGTTCCGGGCGAGACACGGTCGCCGTTCACCACTAGCGGTATTCGAGTTGGGACGCCAGCACTCACAACGCGTGGGTTCACACAGTCGGAGATGGAGACTATCGGACACGCTATCGTTGACATCATCGAGCATCCCGAGGATGACGATGTTGCTACAGACGTCGCAACGACAGTCGATCAGCTTTGCGAGGCGTACCCGATATACGAATGATCGGGTGGAAAGCGTTCTGACGGGGCGCGTATCATGATTCAGAACTCCCAGCACCGTGGCATAACGATTCAAGTAACTCCGGGCTCCTATATAAAATACCAATGACCGTAACAATCGACGATATCAGACGTGCGGAAGAGCGGCTTGATGAATCAGCGGAGATCAGACAAACACCCGTCGAGAAGAGTACGACGCTCGGGAGGGAGGTCGGTGCAGATGTCTGGTTCAAATTCGAACATCTTCAGAAAACGGGATCGTTCAAACCGCGCGGTGCGTTCAACAAGATCTCTCAGATCGCTCGCGGTGATGCAACTCGGGTTGTTGCTGCCAGTGCAGGAAACCACGCCCAGGGAGTCGCATTCGCTGCCACTGAACTCGGCTTAGACTCGCTGATCGTTATGCCGGAGACGGCTCCGCAGGCGAAAGTTGACGCAACAGAAGGATACGGAGCGACAGTCGAACTTCACGGAAAGACGTTCGCGGAAGCGATGGATGTCGCGCAGACGTATGCCGACGACCCTGACACGGCGTTCGTTCATGCGTACGACGACCCCGCCGTCGTCGCCGGACAGGGAACAATCGGACTTGAGTTGATCGAACAGGTTCCTGACGTAAGCGTTCTCACGGTCCCGATTGGTGGCGGTGGCCTGATCGGCGGTATCGCAACGGCAGTGAAGGCACACGACGAGGACATTCGAGTTATCGGGGTTCAGGCAGAACCCGCAGCGACAGTACCACAAAGTCTGGATAAAGGGCACCCCGTCGAAAACGAGACCCCGGACACCATCGCTGACGGCATTGCGACGGGGAGCGTTTCCGACCTCACGTTCGAGATCATCCAAGAACACGTCGATGAGGTTGTCACGGTCACCGATACTGAAATCGCGCAGGCGACGCTGTGGTTGTTGGAGCGTTCGAAGCAGATGGTTGAGGGAGCCGCTGCAACGTCTGTCGCACCGCTTCTCTCGGGCGCAATCGATTGCCAAGGGGAGACCGTCGTCCCACTTCTTTGTGGGGGCAACATCGATATTGCAACCCTTCAGGATATGTTGACGAGAGCGCTCGTTGACCGACATCAGTTCGTCACTCTCTACGTTCGAATCGATGACCGTCCCGGCGTTCTGGGGGAGATAGCGGACATCATCGGTCGGCACGACACAAATATTCGAAGCGTTCGACACGACCGTTCCGAAGAGGGGCTTCCGGTCGGCAAAGCGGACCTCGTTATCCGAACGACAACGCCCGGCGAAGCAGCGATGGGCCGTGTTCTTTCGGAGATTGAGGCGGCAGGATACACGATCAAACGTGTCGTCCCTCAGTCCGAGCGCATCGGGAACTAAGGTCTCCTCCGGGTTGACCCTCTTCGTCAGCCGACAGCGACTAGGAACCGACAACGACGATAACTCATACTGGATTCGACCTGGCCCGCTTCTTTCGACACACGCTATACTTGATGGGTAGTTATTTGTACTTTGAAATGTGTTTACAGTTGTCGAGATGTCCACTAAAAACGTAACTGCGTATCAAGACAGTATTGAAACGTTCTTATCGGAGTGGGTGAGAAAGAACAAAGTTCCCGGCTTGAGCGTGGCCGTAGTGTCCGGAGACGAAGCTACCTATACCGATGCGTTTGGGGCGCGGAATCTCTCAACGAATGAATCCGCAACTCCACAGACGTTATTCGGCATCGGGTCGTGCTCGAAGTCAGTTACCGCGGTAGCGATTCTACAGCTCGTTGAGGAGGACGAACTGGATCTCACGAGTCCGATAAATTCCTTCGTTCCCCACTTAGAAGCGGCACCGGGGTCATCAGTGACAGTCGAGGAACTACTGTCTCACTCGTCCGGGTTACCGAGTGACGGCAGCCTGACTGCCTTAATAGCTCGGCTGACTGGCTTGAGAGAGATGGGCGTTCCGCTCAGCGACGACCGCGATTTCCACAGACACGTTCAGGGATCCGTCGAGGAACGGCGGGACCCCCAAGCGAAGGAGTTCTTTTACTGTAACACCGGGTTTACGCTTCTCGGAAAGGTGATCGAGTCGGTGACTGGGAAATCCTACTCGACGTACGTCCGTGAGAACATATTCGAGCCGCTTGAGATGGACCGGTCGTGCTTTTCTCGGGCAGCGTTCGAGTCGTATGACGACCGGATGCAAGCCTACTTCCAGAACGATGACGACCTGGTTGAAGCGCGTCTCCCCGTTGATCCGCTGCTCTACGCACCCGGTGGAGTCATTAGCTGTGCGGACGATCTGGTCAACTATCTTCGCTTCTATCTGAACGGGGGATCATTCGAGGGAAAACAGCTTCTCTCGCAGGAATCGATGGCACAGATGTTCGAGCCGAGGTCGACCAGATCGACGTTCATCGACGGCACCGAACGACAGTATGGCCTCGGTTGGGAGCTTCAATCGTTCCTCGGGAATCGATTGGTCCGACACGGCGGGATGATGGGAACGACGACCGCCGCCGTCGCGTTCTTCCCCGATCAGAACGTGGGGGTTAGCATCGCCTGTAACGTCTCCCCGCCGCAACACCCGAGTGTTGCCTGTCACGGCGTACTTTCGCTGTTAGAAGGGAACGACCCGAAACGTTCCGTCCCAGCGCTTCTGTTGGAGGAGAAACTCGGCTCGCTCGAGGGAGAATACAAGTCATATCGGGGAATCGTGGAAGCCACGGTCGAGCGAGATGGAGGCACGCTCGAGGTCACTATCCAAGGTTTCACCTCCGAGTTCTCGATCAGCCTGTTCCCAAACGACCTCAGCGGAGATATCTACGAGTTTGAAACGGTCACGGACACCGGCCAGCGACTCGCTGTCAAATTCGAGGAGGGATCCGACGGTTCCATCGATCTGTTCTTGCGTCGATGGCGTCTTCACGCACAGTAGGCAGAAACGCAGCGAACAGATTTCAGTAGATGAGCCAGATTGTCGTTTACCGATTCAACGTGTGAATGGCGCGGTCTCTCGCATTCTCGGCTGCTTCCATGACCGCCTCTGCGAGCGTCGGGTGAGTGTGAACGGTCGAAGCGAGCTCTTCGACCGTCGCATCCAGCTCGATTGCCAGCGCGACCTCGGCAACGAGTTCCGAGGCTTCGGCACCGACGATTTGCGCACCGAGAACGGTCCCGCACTCGCCGTCGGCGACAATGCGAACGAACCCCTCCGTCTCACCGGTCGTCAGTGCGCGACTTGACGCTCGGAACGGGAACGTGCCGACGATGGGGTCGAACCCCTCCGATTCGGCTTCGGCCGCGGTCAGACCGACGGTACCGATCTCAGGGTCGGTGAACACGGCCGCGGGGATAGTCCGGTTGTCCATCGTGCTCGGTTTGCCAGCCGCGACGTCGGCCGCGACGATGCCCTCTTTACTGGCCGTGTGCGCGAGCATCGGTTCTCCGGCGACATCTCCGACGGCAAAGACGTGTTCAACGTCCGTTCGAGCGTGGCGGTCTGTCTCTAGGAAGCCTTGCTCGGTCGGTTCTAAGCCGATCTGCTCTAAATCAAGCGTCTCGGTCACGGGCTGCCGACCGACGGCAACCAGTACCTTGTCCGTGGGATAGACAGATCGCTCGCCGTCTTCGGTTTCGGTCACGACTTCGATGCCGTTGTCGATGCCGCGCCATTCACTTGCTCCTTCACCGAAGCGGAAGTCGATACCCAACTCAGAAGCGCGTTTGCGAACGACGCGGGTGATGTCGTCTTCGTATCCGGGGAGGGCATCATCCAGCATTTCGATGACGGTGACATCCGAACCGAGTTTTGCAAATACAGTCGAGAGTTCCATGCCGATATAGCCCGCGCCGACAACGACGAGGCGATCAGGCACTGTCGCCGCCGAGAGTGCGTCCCGCGAGGACCACACTTCGTCGTCCGTGAAGTCGAAGCCCGGAATCTGAACGGGGCGTGATCCTGTCGAGATGATACAGCGCTCGAATCCGATGGAGACTCGGTCTCGATTGTCCTCGTCGCGCGTGACGTGAACCTCCGTCTCGTCAACGAACGAAGCCATCCCTTCGATGAGGCTGACGCCGTTTGCCTTGCAGAGCTTCTCGACGGTGTCCGTGAGTCGGCTGATACTGTTCGACTTCCACTCTTGCATCTTCGCCATGTCGATAGCCGGGTCAACGAGGATGCCCATCTCCGCTGCCTGCCCTGCGTCGTGAGCGAGGTCGGTCGCGCTGATGTACGCCTTCGACGGGATACACCCGTGGTTGAGGCAGACGCCACCGTATGCTTCTTTTTCGACAAGCGTCACGTCGAGACCGTGTTGTGCGGCGCGAATGGCAGCGACATAGCCCCCCGGTCCAGCGCCGATAACCAGTACGTCCGTTTCGGTCGTTGTCTCTTTAGCTCCCATTTTTCGGGCTCAGTTTCGGGTTGGTCGGGTACTCTATCACGGCGTTAGTAGCCCGTGGTTCAACTAGTCGTTGGACGAGATACTCTCCGCTCGGACGTATCGGTGTTCGGGTGGCCATCGTTTACTGACTTACCCGCGACACTCATTGCTCCTTTGACGTGGGCAGTGTTTGGCGGTATTCGATCTTTCTTGTGGCCTACTGGAGTGCCCGACCGTTTCGGGTTGCCGTTGAGCCTTACTGCCACTGGTCAGTCACCGTTGACACGCGCGCGTTTGCGTGCTTGAGCGACGCTCTTGCCCTCTCGAAGCAGTGCATCGACAAACAACTCGCCAGCTTTGTAGGACGAGCGGACCATCGGTCCCGATGCACAGTAGAGGAATTCCATCTCTTCCTCGGCGATGTCACGCCACGTCTCGAATACGTCTGGGTGGACGTACTCGAACACGTCGAGATGCGAACGCGAGGGTTGGAGATACTGACCGAGGGTGACGATATCGACACCGACCTCTCGCAGGTCGGAAAGCGTTTGATAGACCTCGTGATGGTATTCGCCAAGGCCGAGCATGATGCTCGTCTTTGTGTACACATCCGATTCGTCGTTCGCCTGTTGGAGGACATCGAGCGTTTGGTCGTAATCGGCCCGTCGGTCACGAACCGGCCATTGCAGGCGGTTTACCGTTTCGATATTGTGGGCGAACACGTCGGGTCCTGCGTCGAGAATCCGCTGTACTGCATCTGGAGATCCCTGAAAGTCGGGTGTGAGGACCTCGACGAGGATACTCGGGTCGCGTCGTTTGATCTCCCGAATTGTCTCCGCAAAGTGTGCGGATCCGCCGTCAGCGAGGTCGTCGCGGTCAACAGAGGTCAATACGACGTAGTCGAGACCGATTTCGCTGACAGCATCGGCGACGTTCGAGGGTTCATCGGGATCGAGCGGGCTCATCCCTCCGGTTTCGACGTCACAGAAGTTACATCCTCTCGAACACCGGTCACCCATCAACATGAATGTCGCCGTCCCCGGGCCGTCGTGACCACTCCAGCACTCCCCGAGGTTCGGACAGTTGGCCTCTTCACAGACAGTATGAAGGTCGTGATCCCGAAGGCTCTGTTTTATTTCAGTGAAGCGTCGGCCTGATGGTGGACGCATCTTGAGCCAGTCGGGCTTTCGCCTGCTGGTCATACCGAATGCTTCCGTCGTACCATGATAAAACTGCGGGTGCGGTTGCAGACTCCGCAGCGCTATACGAACGTAGACTGTAGATTCAATGAGGATTCGCTGATCCGCTCCGAAATCCTCCACCAATTTATTAGCTGTTTTCGCTGATTTTTGAGT contains the following coding sequences:
- the lipA gene encoding lipoyl synthase translates to MTSRRKPDWLKMRPPSGRRFTEIKQSLRDHDLHTVCEEANCPNLGECWSGHDGPGTATFMLMGDRCSRGCNFCDVETGGMSPLDPDEPSNVADAVSEIGLDYVVLTSVDRDDLADGGSAHFAETIREIKRRDPSILVEVLTPDFQGSPDAVQRILDAGPDVFAHNIETVNRLQWPVRDRRADYDQTLDVLQQANDESDVYTKTSIMLGLGEYHHEVYQTLSDLREVGVDIVTLGQYLQPSRSHLDVFEYVHPDVFETWRDIAEEEMEFLYCASGPMVRSSYKAGELFVDALLREGKSVAQARKRARVNGD